The sequence GAGGTATCACATGTTTACATGGTTATTGTGCATGTTATGAAATGTATCCTCATTCTGTTGTAGTGACTCATGTTACATTGACTGTGTAATCCTTCTTATGTTATggcattaacttttttttttaaagaagacgtCGTCATCATCTTGTGTATGTTTCAGGTTGTTCGGATGACCCAGCAGCAGGAGAATCTGAAGTTCTTGTCACATTTCAAAAGGAAGTTCATCATCCACAAAGGCAAGAGGAAGCTAAAAGTGGACAGTGTGCAGCCAAGTTTATACCACATCCGGACAAATGGAAGTGCGCTATGCACCAGGTAACTATATTTATGTTTTGTCCAGGTAGCATATTTTCATCTTTTAtctaaaattttttaaaaaatgacacatttggtGTTTCTGGTGCGTTTTTAGGACTATTCAAATAGCCACAGATTCCAGTAACCTCAACTCTGAATTCTGCTTCATATTGAAGGTAAACATGAATGTACTTTAATGTAGCATGTATTATAAATCATCAGATAGTAATAAAGATAACTTGCAGTGGTTTATAAACAGTTAATGATTCAAACATTATTTGTGTAGGTGCCATTTGAAAGTACAGACAACCAGGGAATCGTGTACACGTGGGTGGGCCGAGCAGCAGACCCAGATGAAGCCAAACTGGCAGAGGACATCATGAACACCATGTTTGATGACACCTACAGCAAACAGGTTCATACCAAAATCAAAACATGCACATTACAtcttgtacttatttttttctttaacaattattgttttcttttttcgcTTTTCTTCAGGTGATAAATGAAGGAGAAGAGCCAGAAAATTTCTTCTGGGTTGGCATCGGCTCACAGAAGTCATACGATGAAGACGCAGAGTACATGAAATACGCTAGACTCTTTAGGTGAGTATTTCATTGCAGTTCAAGTTATTTAAATACACCACTGCTCAGAAGTTTGGAGGCAGGTATTTTTCTAGCAAGAAGTGAATGCTCTTATTCTGCAAATGTGACTGCAAACacgtgttacaaaagatttctatttcaaataaatgctgttcttttgaaattttcaTTCAAGAATAAATAAGTtaacatggtttccacaaaattattaaatggcacaactgatttcaacattgcttataataagaaatgtttcttgatcagcaaatttgaatgatttctgaagggtcatgtgactctaAAGTAGTGACTGCTGAAATTTcggctttaccatcacaggaataaatgacacttttgaGGTAATAATAGATTTGTCATTTTGTCTCAGGTGCTCCAATGAGAAGGGTTACTTTGCTATATCTGAGAAGTGCTCCGACTTCTGTCAGGATGACCTGGCCGATGACGACATCATGCTTTTGGACAATGGGAAAGAGGTAGAGCTTCATGCATGCAATAAAAAAGATTCTCTTGgcagtgattttttttgttgttgttgttgctgagcttttttttttgtttgcttgttttacaGGTTTATATGTGGGTAGGCACACAGACAAGCCAGGTGGAGATTAAACTGAGCTTGAAGGCTTGTCAGGTCAGTGACACATTGAGTGGTAGTTTTATTGTACACCAGCACTTTGTTTTTAAtctttgcacacatacacacttgccTCCTGGCCTGTCTTGTGTCTACTTAACATTTGTGTCGTTCTTTAATCAGGTCTATATTCAGCACATGAGGTCCAAGGAAACAGAGCACCCAAGAAAACTGCGCCTGGTGCGCAAGGGCAACGAGCCTCACTGTTTCACCCGTTGTTTCCACGCATGGAGCGCCTTCAGGACCACACTTGCATAAATCAGCATCGCACTTCACACCTCACACACCGTCTGTCTGAATACAGTAATGAGCATTAGGGTTCAGATAACAACACCACTTACAGCACACCTTCCATTATTATTGTGCACTGCATCACTCTCTTTAAAAagctcacatatatatatatatatttgctaaatGAAGCGATATTATCGAATTTTATATTGATGTGTAGATTTAAAATCAAAGGAAGAGTCTAAATGATACAGCACTTAGGTAAGCGTTACCTCAAGAGATCAAATGCTGTATTCCTTAAGGGATGTTTTAAGAAGAACGTATCTGTTGAGGGAGAGTCAACATTTTTTAACCATCTGGCTGCACAAGTGTAGTGAATTGTCTTACCtgtttacattttctaaattttacAGTGGTTATTTTAAAAACGACTCTTCATATCATTGATTTAGGCTACACTATTCTGCCAAGGCTTTCAGTTATTGAAAGCACAAAACCTTTGTCTGTTTCAGTCAGATGTCACCCagttaaaatgctgatttggtgaataacaccagttttttgttttttgcctttAAATGTTTCTTTCCATCAGCTTGATCTGTTTTACTGCTTCACTTTTGGGATGTTATTTCTGATGTCAATGCTGATGGAATAATGAATTGCACAGTTTATGTGGGatgttatttcagttatttacttGTCTGCATGAGAATTAATGCTTTTATGCCCTTAAACTGCCCCATACATCTATACCAATGCAGATGATAACTGGCTTGAACCCagtgattttaattaaaaacaggaTCTGTAGTAGTACAACAGTGATACCATGATTTGGTCTTCACAAATGAAGGCTGTTTAAGCTATTTATCTGGCACCATGTCAAAGATCACAgattgtgctttttctttcttttcttttttaaaagaaaaacaagaaaagggtATGGTCCTATGTATGGACTacttgatagtttttttttttttgttttttttgaatatttgtaGAACTTGGACAGGGAAAATTGTTTAGCCAAggaaataaatattcttattttaattatgCTTATCAAATGTGTTATGGCTGCACATAAAAGGGATTGGTGGAGGTAAAATACAATTGACTGCGAGTTGCCCTGTTTTGTTTCTATTTGTCACCGCAGCTTTTtttgtatgcatatataaatgtattttttttttgtgtacaaatATTTTCTGCCACTGATTTCACCTGCAGATgctctatttatgtattttgtattgaATAAAGTTTCATCGCACTTCTGTATGACTCTTGTGGAGTATTTGTCactgtatgcatgcatttatggGGTTTAAAGAATATTAGTCGGATCATGTGCACTGTGTATATTACTCGGGGCAAGATAATTTGGGGTTCGTAATAAGTGGTTGAGCAAATGACTGTAGTCAAcaataacatttttgtaaaaattgaGAAATTAAAAAATTTGATCGTTTACTTGTAATCTAGCCATGCTGTAGGAAATGTATTTTCAGGAAGTTTTTAGGAATGCTAATTTGTGTTATAAAGGAAAATGATGTAAAACAATACAGAGTAACAAAGATAAGAACATTTAATATTtggtaattattataaattatttaaatatatatcaagtcaatatattatttaaaaaaatgatattgtaCATTGTTTCATGAGCTAAAAATAGGCCAAAAGCCAAATTATACGATTGTGTTATTGgtaatatgtataataaatcacagtttaataaattatttttgtttatcaatttaattaaacaatattgacgtaattattatattttaatattaatagaattaacattattgttattgctattattattacaactatattaataaagaataatattgttttatatatatatatatatatatatatatatatatcgtctaATTAAATCGTATTGATAtaactatattattttaatatctatataattacatatttcctcatctttataataataataataataataataataataataataataataataataaatcatattaatataattatcatgttgttagcattttctTTCACGCAAGGTATGCGGTATAAAAGTCCGGTGCTTCATAATAAAAGCTCTTCCTGTCTACGGCTATTGTTCCCCATAATGCATTGCACCGAACGATTACGCACACAGGAGCGCGCTTCACCCGGCCTCACTCCCCGTACTGTCGTTACACGAGCCCTGCAAATCCAAACGGATTATACCGATAAAACGGGAACCCACACACTCAGTGCCTTTTATCAGTATGGAACAAACCCCGAAGAAAGACGCGGAGAGCACGTGTGTGCTGTGCTGCCAGGACATCGAGCTGTTCGCCGTGGGGAAGTGCGATCACCCGGTGTGTTACCGCTGCTCCACCAAGATGCGGGTGCTGTGCGAGCAGAAGTACTGCGCCGTCTGCCGGGAGCAGCTCGACAAGGTACCGCCGCCTCTCCTCCAGCAGCGAGCGCAGGCCTCGGCTGCTTCACACACCGTTTAGACACACCGTGAACAGCACTAACGCTACACCGCTCCCGGTGCACTAGGAACGGGAGCGGCCGTGACCGTCGCGTCGCTAGCAGTGTAGACGAGATGTCACGAGAAAGTTTAACTGAGGTGTGTCGTCTTTCAGAAGTTAACTTGAGCTAGCTGTTCCCTTTCTCGACGACTTTTGATTGTAGTCAAACTTGGAGACTTTAGTCTGTAAGTGAGCTGGTTTAGCGTAGAACTGGTGAATTATTGCCTGACGTTTCAACCAGTTCCTCCACGGTGTTAGCATACGACAGGCGAGGATGTACCAGGAACAAAGTTCAaaaagtgtgtgttttaataattaGACAGACATGGTTTTCGGGAGGCTCAGCAGAATGTAATCAGCTTCAGATAGCTCGTGTGAGAATCTACTGGACGTGTGTTTCTCTGAAAGTCCTCTCTGATCTGCCTGTGTGAAGAGTTACATTTAATCAGCAAGTCTGGAAATTGAACACATTTGGCTTTTAGAACTTTTTGCTTCATTGACAACGTCGTTCATGCTCCGTAAGGAAGTCTTCCattcttttaaaagaaaaatgtcttcagttattaaaaacattgatgTAATTTTACAGGTGGTCTTCATAAAGAAACCCGAGCCCTTTGCTGCTCTGCACATTCATCAGTATCAGTGTGAGAAGAAGTATGACATATATTTTGCGGATGGAAACATATATGCACAGTTCAGGTAGGAACTTTTTTTTCAAccgggatgtgtgtgtgtgtgtgtgtgtatatatatgtatatgtgtatgtatatatatatatatatatatatatatatatatatatatatatatatatatatatatatatatatgtatgtatatgtatatgtgtgtgtgtatatatgtatgtgtgtgtatatgtatatatgtatctatatgtatatatctatatgcatatgtatatatatgtatgtatatgtgtgctaACTAAACATTCATTGTAGATTGAAAAGGTGTAATGTACTATGAATAAAATgacaagattaattattttgaaaataatcaaGGCTGGATGGAGTCCGGCATTTTTTCTGAAGaatcaaaaggaaaaatatatattttaaaactactCTAAGAATACAATATGTTCTGCATAATGTAACAATTCACAATAATAAGCTGTAATGTTTTACCTACGTTTATGTTGTGACAATACttgaatctataaaaaataaccaatgttttgacatttttgaagTTGGTGTGACCTGAGTTGAAATGAACAACTCTGACATTATCTTTCAGTTTACTTGCCAAAAAAAGAGAGTGGATTAAAATCCTCACAATACTTCTTAATTTTACATGGTTTCCCAGCCCTATTTTTCatcttaaaataaacaatattttgaagtTTATTGCTTTACAATCTCTTTTTatcttttacaaataaatgcaggaagATTTTGTCACATGAATGTCCTCAATGCACGGAGCCAAAAGTGTTCTCCAGATTTGAAGAATTAGAGCAACATATGCGAAAACAACATGAACTCTTCTGCTGCAAGTTATGTGCAAAGCACCTGAAGGTAGAGTGTtgcgttttaataaattattattttgtttgcacACTCCTTATTCCTACAATGAATAGTTTGCTCTGTGTACAGATATTCTCATACGAGAGGAAGTGGTACAATCGGAAAGAGCTGGCTCGTCATCGAACACAAGGGGACCCGGATGATACTTCACATCGTGGACATCCGCTTTGTAAATTCTGCGACGATCGATACCTGGACAACGATGAGTTGTTGAAGCACCTGCGGCGAGATCATTTCTTCTGCCATTTCTGTGATGCAGATGGAGCTCAGGAGTATTACAGGTAATAGACCTCTTCTGGTTCACGTTTTTTTACTTATTAACGTTTGTTTATTTCCAGATGCAACTCACTGTGGCTATGATTGCATACACCTAGTTGATGGTTCAATCTGACTAAAATCCTTTCATGTAAACACCTCGATCCATCCATTTGAGCTTGTTTCGAATAACACTTCAATCAGATTGGAATGGGTGGTGTAGACCCAAAATAATTAAGCATGGAATTGAAAATTAGTGCATGTATgccataatttaattaaaatacttttgcTTTATGTTAATGGATTTGAACTATGCTTCACatcaattaacatatttattgacatctccacatttcttaatattttgcctaaaatgttttaaaattgctATTAATAAGGTTGTATGATCTCTATAAAAATCAAGATATTTAAAGATTACCTGAAGTATATTTACAATAGTTCAAaaatacttcagtatatctttaatTAGACCTTGGCACTTCTtttgcacaattaaagtgcattaagcacaCAATTAGTTATAAAtagtaatttagcagactttaatataccagtttagtatatcaaatgtacattttgcagggtatttttattaagcacgtaaatatgtaaatgtatttgttgtatACTTAGCAAAACCTAAATGTATTTcagatacatttttgtatattttttttttcactagggtATACAATTCAACaccaatttattaaaagtttaacacaaattaaatgaagggattaaacattacattttcagtGGAAGTACATTCTATTGTAAAATAGTAAAGCATTTTTGTCACAATTTATTCATGTTaaaccaaactatttttttatttttttgaccgtTTGTTGCAAAGATATTTAGGTTtctttgtgtatataatataacactatttttaataaatcaattggGGAAACTCTCATATAGTGACTCTTGGAGCAGCTCCTGCGTTATACattatgactggattctgcaaTTCTGTCCATGTTTTCTGCAGCATTGAAATCACAGGGCACTACCAGTGTCAGCGGAGCTACAAAATCATTACTActtaatttaaatgtactttaatttaaaatatacttttatttttgtcttatagTGACTACCAGTACCTCAGTGAGCACTTCAGAGAGAGTCATTACCTCTGCGAGGAGGGCCGCTGCAGTACAGAGCAGTTCACTCATGCTTTCCGCACTGAGATTGACTATAAGGCTCACAAAGCTGCTGCCCACAGCAAAAACCGGGCCGAGGCACGGCAGAATCGGCAAATCGACATTCAGTTCAACTATGCACACAGACAGCAACGAAGAAATGACGGTAAAGCTGAATTTGCTCTTTCTGTGAGTTGCATATGATTTAGGAGCCGAATGCCTTCATCAGGCCCATTTGGATGTCTTTCTTTTGTCTGATAGTTGGTGGCGATGACTATGAGGAAGTGGATCGCTTCAACAGACAGGGAAGACCAGGAAGAGGACGAGCCCCTGGAGGGCAGCAGCATGTCAGGAGCTGGAGATATAATCGGTAGGTCCTCATCAGTActgcattttaacatgtataaaaGTGCTCATGGAAGACTGAGAGAGTTGTTGTCCACAGAGAGGAAGAGGACCGTGCAATGGCTGCTGCTCTGCGAGCTTCGATGGCCGGCCACCAGGAAGAGAGAAGCCATGTGCAAGAGAGGAGTATTCAGAAGCCACGCAAAGAAGAAAAGATGGAGCCTGATGACATGAGAAACAACAGAGGCACTGCCAAGCAGACGAACGAAATGCTAGGTATGGTGGAATTATGGTCAAatattgtatgtttatatatatatttatttattttggaagttGATGAAATTGCATGTTTGAATCTATTTCAGCTCGATCAGTGAAGAGTAATGCCTCTTTGGCTGGTCAGGACTTCCCAGTTTTAGGGGCAGCTGCACCTCCAGCCCCTATTCAAAGGTATGTCTGTCCTGTTTTTAGTAAGATttgtggtgttgtttttttctatgtAGGAATGCTAAtgtaatttcttatttattaGTGCTTGCATTCTTGATTTATCtattttgtccagatgtgttTATTCAGATTTGTTCAGTGATGTAAATGCAGCGCTTTctgtgaattgttttatttattttataattagggcccgagcactgcagtgcgaggaccctattggaattgctccgtttattattatgtCTGTATTAAAATTGATATCAAAGTGTGGGGCATGAAGTAAAAAATGCCAGGCTGATGTAACTGTCAgtagttgtttatttaaataaagctggaataaaattttaatatttgaagaacttaaatgaaaattagaaatgttgccttggcaactaactgaaacaaaataagttAGTTAATCAAATTAAGTTAAAgctaaatacaaatgttttttttttttttacgcaaaaCTAGACTGATAAAGCTGTCCCGAAATCTCAACGAAAGAAAGGGGCTTCTGAATGCTTGAAAATGAATCCTTAGATAATTTGACAATCTTTTATTATGTCTGCCAAATCAAAGTCGTGTGGTGCAATCAACATGCAAAGAAATGCAGAACAAATCAGGAAAATTATATGCAACAGCAAGAAACATTCAAGCATCATGGGCAAGCACCACTTAAAAATCTGGTTTTGtacattgatttaattaaatcagATTAGTATTTTACAATGTCTTCCTGTCATTGCAGCAAGATCAAAGAAACCTCTGTCTCCCTGAAGGAAGATGATTTCCCAAGCTTGTCTAGCTCAGTTGTTTCCGCTCCAATGACACCTGCATACACAAATCAACCCAAGAAACATTCGTCCTTCCAGGAGGAGGACTTTCCTGCACTGGTCTCCAAGATCAAACCACTGAAGCCACAATCAAACTCAGCATCAGCCTGGTCTCAAGCCGGAAGCAAACCTGTGGTGGTTTCCAATAAACCTGTGGTTCTGCCCACCAGAACAACCCCTACTGTCTCTTCATCCATACTGTCCGCCAGTGACCCGCCGCCCAGTGGAAGTGTGCCTCAGCCTCTCACTGCCTCCTCATCCCGCCGCAAAAAGAAGCTCACATCTGCTGAAACCCATAAAGCTCCACCTAAAGTCAAATGTCCGTCCTCATCGGATGACGAGGACCCCCAGACTGGTAAAACGGCCCAGGAGATCCGCACGGTACCGACTATGCTTGACATCTCCACTTTGTTGACTGTAAAAGGTGGCTCATCTCAGCCCAACCCCAAAACCAATAAGAAAAAGAAGCAAGCCACGACTTCATCTCTGGGCTCTCCCTCTCACACTTCGGAGTCTGTGTCCAAAATGGCTCACAAAGAGAATGTTCCTGAGATGAAGCCACCAGACAAAACCAACTCTTTTATAAATGGACTTGCGGAGAAGCCAGCAGAAGCACTGTCCTGTACATCATTTCCTGAAAATATTCCTTCCCCTCTAAAGCAGCCAGTAACCGACCAACCTCCTCCACCCAAGGAGGAGGAATTTCCTGCTCTTGTCTCTAGAAAACCTCCGCCTGGTAAGCAGGTTCCTTTTCTTAAAGCAGTGCCCAAAATGACATTGGTCATAAGTGCTTACTTGTGTTTTCAGGCTTTAAAAGTGCATTTCCAATGAAGAGCACACCGAGTGcgctgcctcctcctcctcctcctggccTTGGGCCTGGTGTCAGCAAGCCTCCCCCAGGATTCACCGGCATCCCGCTCAACAGTAACGTGGTGGAACCATCAATGCCTGCTGTTAATAGGTTAGAGAATGTGATGTGGGGTGTGTTCCCTGTTTGAGTCACTGTTATATTTTGAAGATATTAaatcttagtaaaaaaaaatgtaatagtcTTAATGTTACAGAGCCAGTATTGGAGAGAATGTTGATAAAatgccataataataatacaagttaacattaagaattgtttcttgagcagcaaatcagtatgttagaatgatttctgaaggatcatgtgacactaaagaatggagaaatgatgctgaaaattctgctttacatcaatggaataaattgcatttaaaaaaaaatcagtttgacaaaagataattgtttaaaaaaaaaaaaaaaattctcattaaGCATTGTTTTCTTTCAGAGGGGCACCTGCTGTTGGATCCTACCTCATACCTGAACATTTCCAGCAGAGAAACATGGACCTTATTCAGTCTATTAAGAATTTCCTTCAAAATGATGAAACCAAGTTCAATGAGTTCAAAAACCATTCAGGCCAATTTAGACAGGTACCAATCAAACCAAGATCATTTCAGTTATCTTTTTTTATCCAGTGTCATCATATGGTAGATGCTATTACTCCTGCACAATATATTCCATTGATCTCTACTATTTGTCCTGTATAGGATATTAATAAACTCTCTTTTCTCTTGAGCAGGGTTTAATACCTGCTGTCCGGTACTACAAAAGCTGCCAAGAGCTGTTGGGAGAGAATTTCAACAGGGTCTTCAACGAGCTGCTGGTTCTCCTCCCAGACACTCGCAAGCAACAGGAGCTCCTCACTGCCCACGGAGACTTCAAGGCTCTTGAGAAACAGCAGCAAGACTCCAagcccaaaaaaaacaaaaagaaagcctGGCAGACAGGCACCACCAGCAACCACCTGGAGCTGGACTGCCAAGTGTGTCCCACCTGTAAGCAGGTGCTGGCTCTGAAAGACTTCAACACCCATAAAACCCTGCACATCGGCGATGATGACTTCCCCTCTTTACAGGCCATAAGCAAGATCATCAGCTAGCTGCCAGCAGACGCACATCCACAGCTCTCTTGTGACACACGACCTGGTGCTTCACCAGGATAATGGCAAGACGCTTGAAGGAAGAGGGATTGTCTGAGCTGCAATGTAAACTGGTTTGAAGAGAAACAGGTTTAATCTACTTGAAAGCTTCTCCACCAGTTCATCTTTTCATCAGGTTTTTCCAGAGCTGTTGGCATggtcatttgttttattaaattgtaaggTTGGCTGCCTTTGAAAAAGAACCTATTTATTTCAGAATACTTCTGCCGTTCAGTTGAActattgttttcatttctttttatgaACTCCACAGAACAGAAAATTAAAATGGTTAATATATAGCATTTCACAGTAAGCTACAGTGATCTGTTAACTGATTTttgacaaattaacatttttggatgtttgtttgtgtaaatcaTTTGCAATTAAAAAATCAAGCGAGGAAAACGAAATGCACGGCTCTGTACTCTATGGCCCACGTGATTGTCTTTACACAATTAAATCAGTGCGAGGGACATTTTGACAGGTTGGCAGATGGGATCagattacaaaatgttttatctaAAATACCAAATTAGTATAGATGGATAATTCAAGAAATTATTTTGGTTTGATTTTTGTTAAATTCCGTTGTTCTTGTGACTCTTAAATATATCTTCACACTCCTACAGAGATATGGCCACCTTTTCTCATTTTATCTTTCAGGAACTGGTATTTGTGTCATTGCCCTTCAGTCAACTATTTGCAATGTGTCAGGACATATCTGCAGAATAAATGCTGGTCGAACATTATAAACCCTTAGATCAAATTATTTGAGTTCCAGTCTTTGTACTTCATCACTTTCTTTTGTGCAACATACTCGAATCTATtaactacattttcatttatcagacgcttttatccaaagtgacttacagtgtattcagacTGAggaaatcaaacccacaaccttttgtgctgttaacgcaatgctctaccactgagctacaggaacaggaGATAAAAGGAGATATTAGGCCATTAGGGACTGAAGATGTAAGTgatcattcactttcatttttccATTCAGTAAAAATGAAAGAGACTTTCTGCCAACAAGAAGAAAGAAATTACACGTTTAAGGAACATGAGGTTGATCTGGTGAGATTTAAATAAGCTGTGGTGTTCTGGATAGTTAGATTGGATCTTaaggtgttaattttttttacaatttgtaacTAAATAACATTGAGATATCCCAGAAATAAgagaaaatgtgctgaaaatgtacttaaacTCCGttagtttcttcattggaacagatctggagaaatttagcattacatcatttgctcaccagtggatcctctgcagtgaatgggcgcCGAAAGAATGAGAGAAATACAGTATTATAGATTGACAACTTGCATTTTAACTATATCTTTAAATGTACAGCTTTTCGAATCACAAGTTGTTAATTTACAATTGGAGACATGTAAATTACTTGTGTAtatgattgtgatgtttttatcagctgtttggactctccttcaggcggcacccattcactgcagaggattccaTTGTTGAGCATgtcatgtaatgctaaatttctgttcccatgaagaaacaaactcctctacatcttggttGGTGAGTAATTTAGagcaaatgtttttgtgtgtactattcctttaaatgtagaaatttcaaaatgttaaaaggtGTGTCTTTCGGAACAGAATGATCTCATAATGGTGTGTGAGAGTCATTAAAAAGGCACATTTCAGGTGATCCACTCatgaaaaacatctttattttcataatgtctGACAACTGCAGGCTGAAGAAATTCTGACTGACAACGACAAATCTTTTTTGTACATCTTTCAATCACAAGTTGGGATATATTGCCTACAGATACAGTatgttatatgtattttaaaagagTCATGGACAAGGCATTTTTACTGATGCAAATTTTGCACCGTCTTTCAGTGGGGTACAAATGCAAAAACTAAAGGCTTTTAATTTCACATCTTTTCTTCATCTTTAATAATTTTGTAGAGGTGCAAATTTTGATCCAGCAAAACATACCTCAGTGAATCACTCCCAAACTCTCCCATGATATTGGTCCATGAAGCATTTTAACAGGAGTGCAGAGTTAAGTACAGGAAACACAAGACCCTGACCACTTTCACAAACATACTCCATTTACACGTATTGAAGTACAGTCACTATCATCTGTGAATGCTGCCCTATCTCTGAACACCGAAACATTACCGAAATCTACCACATATCAGACAAAGCACTGATGATGGTCACCAAACAGCTTTTTTTCGAACAACAGCCATCTGATGAATATCTGAAGGGTGtccaaaacaaatcattttgCAAACCACTGGCATATGCTGTTCAAAATTtggaggttggtaagattttttttttttaagtttcttcagctcaatgctgcatttatttgatcaaagatacactaaaaacagtaatattgtgaaataatataataatttgaaataactttattttaatatactctagactgttattcctgtgatgcaaagctgaattttcagcatcattactcccagtcttcagtgtcacatgatccttcagaaatcattcatatatactgctttgcagctcaagaaacgtgttatcaatgttgaaaacagttgtgctggttaatattttttcagGGTTTTCTGGTGAAtatagagttcaaa comes from Carassius auratus strain Wakin chromosome 3, ASM336829v1, whole genome shotgun sequence and encodes:
- the LOC113050503 gene encoding LOW QUALITY PROTEIN: E3 ubiquitin-protein ligase ZNF598-like (The sequence of the model RefSeq protein was modified relative to this genomic sequence to represent the inferred CDS: deleted 1 base in 1 codon), whose protein sequence is MHCTERLRTQERASPGLTPRTVVHEPCKSKRIIPIKREPTHSVPFISMEQTPKKDAESTCVLCCQDIELFAVGKCDHPVCYRCSTKMRVLCEQKYCAVCREQLDKVVFIKKPEPFAALHIHQYQCEKKYDIYFADGNIYAQFRKILSHECPQCTEPKVFSRFEELEQHMRKQHELFCCKLCAKHLKIFSYERKWYNRKELARHRTQGDPDDTSHRGHPLCKFCDDRYLDNDELLKHLRRDHFFCHFCDADGAQEYYSDYQYLSEHFRESHYLCEEGRCSTEQFTHAFRTEIDYKAHKAAAHSKNRAEARQNRQIDIQFNYAHRQQRRNDVGGDDYEEVDRFNRQGRPGRGRAPGGQQHVRSWRYNREEEDRAMAAALRASMAGHQEERSHVQERSIQKPRKEEKMEPDDMRNNRGTAKQTNEMLARSVKSNASLAGQDFPVLGAAAPPAPIQSKIKETSVSLKEDDFPSLSSSVVSAPMTPAYTNQPKKHSSFQEEDFPALVSKIKPLKPQSNSASAWSQAGSKPVVVSNKPVVLPTRTTPTVSSSILSASDPPPSGSVPQPLTASSSRRKKKLTSAETHKAPPKVKCPSSSDDEDPQTGKTAQEIRTVPTMLDISTLLTVKGGSSQPNPKTNKKKKQATTSSLGSPSHTSESVSKMAHKENVPEMKPPDKTNSFINGLAEKPAEALSCTSFPENIPSPLKQPVTDQPPPPKEEEFPALVSRKPPPGFKSAFPMKSTPSALPPPPPPGLGPGVSKPPPGFTGIPLNSNVVEPSMPAVNRGAPAVGSYLIPEHFQQRNMDLIQSIKNFLQNDETKFNEFKNHSGQFRQGLIPAVRYYKSCQELLGENFNRVFNELLVLLPDTRKQQELLTAHGDFKALEKQQQDSKPKKNKKKAWQTGTTSNHLELDCQVCPTCKQVLALKDFNTHKTLHIGDDDFPSLQAISKIIS